In the genome of Chaetodon auriga isolate fChaAug3 chromosome 15, fChaAug3.hap1, whole genome shotgun sequence, one region contains:
- the LOC143332657 gene encoding E3 ubiquitin-protein ligase CBL-like isoform X1 — MAGNPRRGAGLIGLMKDAFQPHQQPPQPHQPAVVDKKMVEKCWKLMDKVVRLCQNPKVALKNSPPYILDLLPDTYQHLRTILSRYEGKIEILGENEYFRVVMENLTNKTKQTMSLFKEAKERMYEENSQPRRNLTKLSLIFSHMLAELKAIFPNGLFQGDNFRITKADAAEFWRRSFGDKTIVPWRTFRQALHEFHPISLGLEAMALKSTIDLTCNDYISVFEFDIFTRLFQPWSSLLRNWNSLAVTHPGYMAFLTYDEVKARLHRFIHKPGSYIFRLSCTRLGQWAIGYVTADGNILQTIPHNKPLFQALIDGYREGFYLFPDGRAQNPDLTGLCEPSPQDHIKVTQEQYELYCEMGSTFQLCKICAENDKDVKIEPCRHLMCTSCLTAWQESEGQGCPFCRCEIKGTEPIVVDPFHPKASGASFAGFQGSSRAEAAGNDEEEDDRLEDQHLVMSRLACSKVERPPSPVSQLPPVPPRLDLLQQRPCSSHSTQAQGATAKMAATHRDKPLPLPPALRELPPPPPPERPSLVGQDSRLQRRPLPSTPDQPAWASNYMVPRPVTKAVSALSSSPQSNGTSGEGSKPQAATNAVYCLAARSLPAAAGSSGERPSSDCEENEYMSPTSLPASGAPWVITGSLVPPPPPQANHHNDIGSEVADSDSEDPQVYESMCNIQAQAGSSEAAQASDPDYPQHSAVASQDKKEETSEEDIYEYDCPRPVAPPAPTRRTLSDMSGPSAAFSTLSIDGAVEASLFAAGVDPERPPKPLPRRANSDRRPRPVNREFSAPLPDLPGPSSSSSASPPPPPAGPGSLALNGEIECLMSQGYSIQDIQKALMIAQNNLETAKNILREFVSIPSTAHIAT; from the exons ATGGCCGGAAATCCGAGGAGGGGCGCCGGTCTCATCGGCCTGATGAAGGACGCCTTTCAGCCCCACCAGCAGCCCCCCCAGCCTCACCAACCTGCGGTGGTCGATAAGAAAATGGTGGAGAAATGCTGGAAACTCATGGATAAG GTGGTGCGTTTGTGCCAGAACCCAAAGGTGGCGCTGAAGAACAGCCCACCCTACATCCTGGACCTGCTGCCGGATACCTACCAGCACTTGCGCACCATTCTGTCCCGATACGAGGGCAAAATAGAGATCCTCGGGGAGAACGAGTATTTCCGCGTGGTCATGGAGAACCTGACCAATAAGACGAAGCAGACCATGAGCCTTTTTAAGGAGGCCAAGGAGAGGATGTATGAGGAGAACTCTCAGCCCAG GCGAAATCTGACCAAGCTGTCTCTGATCTTCAGTCACATGCTCGCAGAGCTAAAGGCCATCTTCCCCAACGGCTTATTTCAGGGCGACAACTTCAGGATCACCAAAGCTGATGCTGCCGAATTTTGGAGAAGGTCATTTGGGGACAA GACCATTGTGCCATGGAGGACATTTCGTCAGGCCCTCCATGAGTTTCACCCCATCAGCTTGGGCCTGGAGGCCATGGCTCTCAAGTCCACCATCGACCTCACCTGCAACGACTACATCTCCGTGTTCGAGTTCGACATCTTCACCAGGCTCTTCCAG CCCTGGTCGTCTCTTTTGAGGAACTGGAACAGCCTGGCAGTCACACATCCTGGGTACATGGCGTTCCTGACCTACGACGAGGTCAAGGCTCGGCTGCACAGGTTCATCCACAAACCTGGCAG CTACATCTTCAGGCTGAGCTGCACTCGGTTGGGCCAGTGGGCAATCGGCTACGTGACAGCTGATGGGAACATCCTGCAGACCATCCCCCATAACAAACCACTCTTCCAAGCCCTCATTGATGGATACAGAGAGGGATT CTATCTGTTCCCAGATGGTCGTGCACAGAACCCAGACCTAACAGGGCTGTGTGAACCTTCTCCACAGGACCACATCAAAGTCACTCAG gagcagtACGAGCTGTACTGTGAGATGGGCTCCACTTTCCAGCTTTGTAAGATCTGTGCAGAGAACGACAAGGACGTGAAGATCGAGCCCTGCAGGCACCTGATGTGCACCTCCTGTCTGACGGCCTGGCAG gagtcGGAGGGTCAAGGCTGTCCATTTTGCCGCTGTGAGATTAAAGGCACGGAGCCAATCGTAGTGGACCCCTTCCACCCGAAGGCCAGCGGGGCTTCCTTTGCCGGTTTCCAGGGgtccagcagagcagaagcCGCCGGcaatgatgaagaagaggatgatcGCCTGGAGGACCAGCACCTTGTCATGAGCAGGCTGGCCTGTAGCAAA gtAGAGCGCCCACCATCTCCGGTATCTCAGCTGCCTCCGGTGCCCCCCCGACTGgacctcctgcagcagagacccTGCAGCTCCCACAGCACACAGGCTCAGGGAGCCACAGCGAAG ATGGCAGCCACACACAGGGACAAGCCTCTACCTCTGCCTCCAGCCCTGAGAGAgcttccccctcctccccctccggAGCGCCCCTCCCTGGTTGGCCAGGACTCCAGACTCCAGAGGAGACCCCTGCCCTCCACCCCCGACCAGCCCGCCTGGGCTTCCAACTACATGGTCCCACGCCCGGTAACCAAGGCCGTGTCAGCACTGTCCTCCAGTCCTCAGAGCAATGGAACCAGTGGAGAGGGAAGCAAACCCCAGGCAGCTACTAACGCCGTCTACTGCCTGGCTGCAAG ATCCCTACCAGCTGCCGCAGGGTCGAGCGGGGAGAGGCCATCGTCTGACTGTGAGGAGAATGAGTACATGAGTCCCACCTCTCTGCCAGCCTCTGGTGCCCCCTGGGTCATAACAGGCTCCTTGGTGCCCCCACCACCGCCCCAGGCGAACCACCACAATGACATCGG CAGCGAGGTGGCTGACAGTGACTCTGAGGACCCCCAAGTCTATGAGTCCATGTGTAACATCCAGGCCCAGGCTGGTTCCTCTGAGGCAGCTCAGGCCTCTGACCCGG aCTACCCTCAACATTCAGCCGTCGCTTCCCAGGACAAGAAGGAGGAGACCAGTGAGGAGGATATTTACGAGTATGACTGTCCCAGACCGGTCGCCCCTCCCGCCCCCACCAGAAGAACCCTATCAGATATGAGCGGTCCCTCCGCCGCCTTCAGCACCCTCAGCATAGACGGTGCAGTAGAAGCCA GTTTGTTTGCAGCAGGTGTCGATCCTGAACGTCCCCCTAAACCTCTCCCACGGCGAGCCAACTCCGACCGGCGGCCTCGGCCCGTAAACCGCGAATTTTCTGCTCCATTGCCAGACCTCCCtggtccctcctcctcctcctccgcctcccctccacctcctcctgcaggcccAGGAAGCCTGGCCCTAAACGGGGAGATTGAATGCCTGATGTCCCAAGGCTACTCTATCCAGGACATCCAGAAAGCCCTGATGATCGcccagaacaacctggagacGGCCAAGAACATCCTGCGCGAGTTTGTCTCCATCCCCTCCACGGCACACATCGCCACATAG
- the alkbh4 gene encoding alpha-ketoglutarate-dependent dioxygenase alkB homolog 4 — translation MAPDRSDGAVSCACKGIRRCLICEEVKGKGQLEAKEPKTVHHFLYNLETRLAVSKDAAAASFPFPGVFLWENFISEEEEENLITTMDQDVWNESQSGRRKQDFGPKVNFKKRKVRAGGFSGLPALSQNLVLRMQQEASLAGFQPVEQCNLEYHPQRGSAIDPHLDDSWLWGERLVTINMLSNTTLTMSLEQGLPELGLAEEVRVAVHLPRRSLVVLYGEARHRWKHGIQREDVQARRVCSTYRELSAEFLPGGQQAELGAQLLNVASSFQGSPI, via the exons ATGGCTCCTGACAGAAGTGACGGTGCGGTTTCATGCGCTTGTAAAGGCATTCGGCGGTGTCTCATCTGTGAAGAGGTTAAAGGAAAAGGACAGTTGGAGGCGAAAGAACCAAAG ACTGTGCATCATTTCCTCTACAATCTTGAGACACGGCTTGCCGTTAGcaaagatgctgcagctgcatcctTCCCCTTTCCTGGTGTCTTCCTGTGGGAGAACTTCatatcagaggaggaggaggaaaacctGATAACCACGATGGACCAGGATGTGTGGAACGAGTCCCAGTCTGGTCGAAGGAAACAG GACTTTGGTCCAAAGGTTAACTTCAAGAAAAGGAAAGTGCGTGCGGGCGGCTTCAGTGGACTCCCAGCTCTGAGCCAAAACCTCGTGCTCCGAATGCAGCAAGAGGCGAGTCTGGCAGGCTTTCAGCCGGTGGAGCAGTGCAATCTGGAGTACCATCCTCAGCGAGGCTCCGCCATCGACCCACACCTCGATGACTCCTGGCTGTGGGGGGAGCGCCTGGTCACCATCAACATGTTATCAAACACCACACTCACTATGTCCCTGGAGCAGGGTCTGCCAGAGTTGGGACTAGCAGAGGAAGTCCGCGTAGCTGTGCATCTCCCTCGCAGATCGTTAGTCGTGTTATACGGCGAGGCGCGGCACCGATGGAAACATGGCATTCAGAGGGAGGATGTTCAGGCGCGCAGGGTTTGCAGCACCTACAGGGAGCTGTCTGCAGAGTTTCTGCCTGGAGGTCAGCAGGCCGAGCTGGGAGCTCAGCTGTTGAACGTTGCCTCGAGCTTCCAGGGAAGTCCAATATAA
- the LOC143332657 gene encoding E3 ubiquitin-protein ligase CBL-like isoform X2, which yields MAGNPRRGAGLIGLMKDAFQPHQQPPQPHQPAVVDKKMVEKCWKLMDKVVRLCQNPKVALKNSPPYILDLLPDTYQHLRTILSRYEGKIEILGENEYFRVVMENLTNKTKQTMSLFKEAKERMYEENSQPRRNLTKLSLIFSHMLAELKAIFPNGLFQGDNFRITKADAAEFWRRSFGDKTIVPWRTFRQALHEFHPISLGLEAMALKSTIDLTCNDYISVFEFDIFTRLFQPWSSLLRNWNSLAVTHPGYMAFLTYDEVKARLHRFIHKPGSYIFRLSCTRLGQWAIGYVTADGNILQTIPHNKPLFQALIDGYREGFYLFPDGRAQNPDLTGLCEPSPQDHIKVTQEQYELYCEMGSTFQLCKICAENDKDVKIEPCRHLMCTSCLTAWQESEGQGCPFCRCEIKGTEPIVVDPFHPKASGASFAGFQGSSRAEAAGNDEEEDDRLEDQHLVMSRLACSKVERPPSPVSQLPPVPPRLDLLQQRPCSSHSTQAQGATAKMAATHRDKPLPLPPALRELPPPPPPERPSLVGQDSRLQRRPLPSTPDQPAWASNYMVPRPVTKAVSALSSSPQSNGTSGEGSKPQAATNAVYCLAARSLPAAAGSSGERPSSDCEENEYMSPTSLPASGAPWVITGSLVPPPPPQANHHNDIGEVADSDSEDPQVYESMCNIQAQAGSSEAAQASDPDYPQHSAVASQDKKEETSEEDIYEYDCPRPVAPPAPTRRTLSDMSGPSAAFSTLSIDGAVEASLFAAGVDPERPPKPLPRRANSDRRPRPVNREFSAPLPDLPGPSSSSSASPPPPPAGPGSLALNGEIECLMSQGYSIQDIQKALMIAQNNLETAKNILREFVSIPSTAHIAT from the exons ATGGCCGGAAATCCGAGGAGGGGCGCCGGTCTCATCGGCCTGATGAAGGACGCCTTTCAGCCCCACCAGCAGCCCCCCCAGCCTCACCAACCTGCGGTGGTCGATAAGAAAATGGTGGAGAAATGCTGGAAACTCATGGATAAG GTGGTGCGTTTGTGCCAGAACCCAAAGGTGGCGCTGAAGAACAGCCCACCCTACATCCTGGACCTGCTGCCGGATACCTACCAGCACTTGCGCACCATTCTGTCCCGATACGAGGGCAAAATAGAGATCCTCGGGGAGAACGAGTATTTCCGCGTGGTCATGGAGAACCTGACCAATAAGACGAAGCAGACCATGAGCCTTTTTAAGGAGGCCAAGGAGAGGATGTATGAGGAGAACTCTCAGCCCAG GCGAAATCTGACCAAGCTGTCTCTGATCTTCAGTCACATGCTCGCAGAGCTAAAGGCCATCTTCCCCAACGGCTTATTTCAGGGCGACAACTTCAGGATCACCAAAGCTGATGCTGCCGAATTTTGGAGAAGGTCATTTGGGGACAA GACCATTGTGCCATGGAGGACATTTCGTCAGGCCCTCCATGAGTTTCACCCCATCAGCTTGGGCCTGGAGGCCATGGCTCTCAAGTCCACCATCGACCTCACCTGCAACGACTACATCTCCGTGTTCGAGTTCGACATCTTCACCAGGCTCTTCCAG CCCTGGTCGTCTCTTTTGAGGAACTGGAACAGCCTGGCAGTCACACATCCTGGGTACATGGCGTTCCTGACCTACGACGAGGTCAAGGCTCGGCTGCACAGGTTCATCCACAAACCTGGCAG CTACATCTTCAGGCTGAGCTGCACTCGGTTGGGCCAGTGGGCAATCGGCTACGTGACAGCTGATGGGAACATCCTGCAGACCATCCCCCATAACAAACCACTCTTCCAAGCCCTCATTGATGGATACAGAGAGGGATT CTATCTGTTCCCAGATGGTCGTGCACAGAACCCAGACCTAACAGGGCTGTGTGAACCTTCTCCACAGGACCACATCAAAGTCACTCAG gagcagtACGAGCTGTACTGTGAGATGGGCTCCACTTTCCAGCTTTGTAAGATCTGTGCAGAGAACGACAAGGACGTGAAGATCGAGCCCTGCAGGCACCTGATGTGCACCTCCTGTCTGACGGCCTGGCAG gagtcGGAGGGTCAAGGCTGTCCATTTTGCCGCTGTGAGATTAAAGGCACGGAGCCAATCGTAGTGGACCCCTTCCACCCGAAGGCCAGCGGGGCTTCCTTTGCCGGTTTCCAGGGgtccagcagagcagaagcCGCCGGcaatgatgaagaagaggatgatcGCCTGGAGGACCAGCACCTTGTCATGAGCAGGCTGGCCTGTAGCAAA gtAGAGCGCCCACCATCTCCGGTATCTCAGCTGCCTCCGGTGCCCCCCCGACTGgacctcctgcagcagagacccTGCAGCTCCCACAGCACACAGGCTCAGGGAGCCACAGCGAAG ATGGCAGCCACACACAGGGACAAGCCTCTACCTCTGCCTCCAGCCCTGAGAGAgcttccccctcctccccctccggAGCGCCCCTCCCTGGTTGGCCAGGACTCCAGACTCCAGAGGAGACCCCTGCCCTCCACCCCCGACCAGCCCGCCTGGGCTTCCAACTACATGGTCCCACGCCCGGTAACCAAGGCCGTGTCAGCACTGTCCTCCAGTCCTCAGAGCAATGGAACCAGTGGAGAGGGAAGCAAACCCCAGGCAGCTACTAACGCCGTCTACTGCCTGGCTGCAAG ATCCCTACCAGCTGCCGCAGGGTCGAGCGGGGAGAGGCCATCGTCTGACTGTGAGGAGAATGAGTACATGAGTCCCACCTCTCTGCCAGCCTCTGGTGCCCCCTGGGTCATAACAGGCTCCTTGGTGCCCCCACCACCGCCCCAGGCGAACCACCACAATGACATCGG CGAGGTGGCTGACAGTGACTCTGAGGACCCCCAAGTCTATGAGTCCATGTGTAACATCCAGGCCCAGGCTGGTTCCTCTGAGGCAGCTCAGGCCTCTGACCCGG aCTACCCTCAACATTCAGCCGTCGCTTCCCAGGACAAGAAGGAGGAGACCAGTGAGGAGGATATTTACGAGTATGACTGTCCCAGACCGGTCGCCCCTCCCGCCCCCACCAGAAGAACCCTATCAGATATGAGCGGTCCCTCCGCCGCCTTCAGCACCCTCAGCATAGACGGTGCAGTAGAAGCCA GTTTGTTTGCAGCAGGTGTCGATCCTGAACGTCCCCCTAAACCTCTCCCACGGCGAGCCAACTCCGACCGGCGGCCTCGGCCCGTAAACCGCGAATTTTCTGCTCCATTGCCAGACCTCCCtggtccctcctcctcctcctccgcctcccctccacctcctcctgcaggcccAGGAAGCCTGGCCCTAAACGGGGAGATTGAATGCCTGATGTCCCAAGGCTACTCTATCCAGGACATCCAGAAAGCCCTGATGATCGcccagaacaacctggagacGGCCAAGAACATCCTGCGCGAGTTTGTCTCCATCCCCTCCACGGCACACATCGCCACATAG
- the mcama gene encoding cell surface glycoprotein MUC18 isoform X1, whose product MAFLLGAFAPLFLHVCLLSCGAWAKVELTMHESVEVYLDDSAQIPCQYSFTDASSEPSFVMIQWFVTAVGSGSRMRIFYSDDTEQMADNNTDYSGRIEVTSDQQGTRLIIQDVQLSDEREFFCQVNGLAAGNAEGKTHLRVFAPPEAPVIEGVLTGISVTSDGPSKVASCEARNGFPKPNITWYKNNTPLMPALGYVNVLTLVTRESSGFFSVQSTLEYRVAKEDKDAHFSCEVSFFVPAAIRTVESSSINVTVHYPTTMVELWKESPQGLVKEGDTVELRCQGDGNPPPPFIFNREQELDVDLESRGDVLMLSSVSRKDSGIYQCRPLESDGYTEVKGEMQLTVHYLDPAVVVPKDSEVMLKGEDLTATCNALSSLKTSTVWLKNGHQVGKGNTLHLKDATYETSGEYICKVTVPSLPALHTSGSVHIIVQGGPQLEGVEQEVQLEEAAGKMVNLSCEAQGHPLPSITWSVIGSQNWHEVVNKADDNMTRSVVSVKVTSDISALCNASNDMGTEVKVFSIKAIPSITSAAPFSPAEGSGVIIVVIILCLLLLAVLGSVLYFLHKKGKIPCGRSGKQEITKEKTTKDDIVVEMKTNTTNEGAVLLKAVNGDKKGPNEQ is encoded by the exons cgtGGGCCAAAGTGGAGCTGACTATGCATGAGAGCGTCGAGGTCTACCTGGATGACTCGGCTCAGATCCCCTGCCAGTACAGCTTCACCGATGCCAGCAGCGAGCCCAGCTTCGTCATGATCCAGTGGTTTGTG ACGGCCGTTGGTAGCGGCTCACGGATGCGGATCTTCTACAGTGATGACACTGAGCAGATGGCGGACAACAACACAGACTACAGCGGCCGCATCGAGGTGACTTCAGACCAGCAGGGGACTCGACTCATCATCCAGGACGTCCAGCTCTCCGACGAGAGGGAGTTCTTCTGCCAGGTGAACGGGCTGGCCGCCGGCAACGCCGAGGGCAAGACCCACCTCAGAGTGTTTG ctcctccagaggcTCCAGTGATCGAGGGGGTCCTCACTGGAATATCTGTGACCAGCGACGGGCCATCTAAG GTTGCGTCATGTGAGGCTCGGAACGGCTTTCCGAAACCCAACATCACCTGGTACAAGAACAACACACCGCTGATGCCGGCACTAGGAT ACGTGAACGTGTTGACCCTGGTGACCCGGGAGTCCAGCGGCTTCTTCTCGGTCCAGAGCACGCTGGAGTACAGGGTGGCGAAGGAGGACAAGGACGCCCATTTCTCCTGTGAGGTCAGCTTCTTTGTCCCGGCGGCCATCAGGACGGTGGAGTCCAGCAGCATCAACGTCACCGTTCACT acccCACCACCATGGTGGAGCTGTGGAAGGAGTCGCCCCAGGGCTTAGTCAAAGAGGGGGACACTGTGGAGCTGCGTTGCCAGGGTGACGGCAACCCCCCGCCGCCCTTCATTTTCAATAGAGAACAA GAGCTGGATGTGGACCTGGAGAGCCGCGGCGACGTGCTGATGCTGTCGTCGGTATCACGGAAAGACAGCGGCATCTACCAGTGCCGCCCTCTGGAGTCGGACGGCTACACGGAGGTCAAAGGAGAAATGCAGCTCACTGTGCACT ACTTGGATCCGGCTGTGGTGGTGCCTAAAGACTCAGAGGTCATGCTCAAAGGAGAAGATCTGACTGCGACCTGCAACGCTCTGTCCTCCCTGAAAACCTCCACCGTCTGGTTAAAG aatggGCATCAGGTGGGTAAGGGGAACACGCTGCACCTGAAGGACGCCACCTATGAAACGTCAGGAGAGTACATATGTAAGGTGACCGTCCCCTCCCTGCCCGCCCTGCACACCAGCGGCTCCGTTCACATCATCGTCCAAG GTGGTCCACAGCTGGAGGGAGTGGAGCAGGaggtgcagctggaggaggcagcaggcaAGATGGTGAACCTGAGCTGTGAGGCTCAGGGTCATCCGCTGCCCAGCATCACCTGGAGCGTCATCGGCAGCCAG AACTGGCACGAGGTGGTGAACAAGGCCGACGATAACATGACCCGCAGCGTGGTGTCCGTCAAAGTCACCTCGGACATCAGTGCTCTGTGCAACGCCTCCAACGACATGGGCACCGAGGTCAAGGTCTTCAGCATCAAAGCCA TTCCCAGCATCACTTCAGCTGCTCCCTTCTCTCCCG CGGAGGGGAGCGGCGTGATCATCGTGGTCATCAtactgtgtctgctgctgctggccgtCCTCGGCAGCGTCCTCTACTTCCTGCATAAGAAGGGGAAGATCCCGTGTGGACGCTCAGGGAAGCAGGAGAT CACCAAAGAGAAGACCACCAAAGATGACATCGTCGTGGAGATGAAGACCAACACGACCAACGAGGGCGCCGTCCTCCTGAAGGCCGTCAACGGAGACAAAAAGGGCCCAAATGAGCAG TAA
- the mcama gene encoding cell surface glycoprotein MUC18 isoform X2, translating into MAFLLGAFAPLFLHVCLLSCGAWAKVELTMHESVEVYLDDSAQIPCQYSFTDASSEPSFVMIQWFVTAVGSGSRMRIFYSDDTEQMADNNTDYSGRIEVTSDQQGTRLIIQDVQLSDEREFFCQVNGLAAGNAEGKTHLRVFAPPEAPVIEGVLTGISVTSDGPSKVASCEARNGFPKPNITWYKNNTPLMPALGYVNVLTLVTRESSGFFSVQSTLEYRVAKEDKDAHFSCEVSFFVPAAIRTVESSSINVTVHYPTTMVELWKESPQGLVKEGDTVELRCQGDGNPPPPFIFNREQELDVDLESRGDVLMLSSVSRKDSGIYQCRPLESDGYTEVKGEMQLTVHYLDPAVVVPKDSEVMLKGEDLTATCNALSSLKTSTVWLKNGHQVGKGNTLHLKDATYETSGEYICKVTVPSLPALHTSGSVHIIVQGGPQLEGVEQEVQLEEAAGKMVNLSCEAQGHPLPSITWSVIGSQNWHEVVNKADDNMTRSVVSVKVTSDISALCNASNDMGTEVKVFSIKATEGSGVIIVVIILCLLLLAVLGSVLYFLHKKGKIPCGRSGKQEITKEKTTKDDIVVEMKTNTTNEGAVLLKAVNGDKKGPNEQ; encoded by the exons cgtGGGCCAAAGTGGAGCTGACTATGCATGAGAGCGTCGAGGTCTACCTGGATGACTCGGCTCAGATCCCCTGCCAGTACAGCTTCACCGATGCCAGCAGCGAGCCCAGCTTCGTCATGATCCAGTGGTTTGTG ACGGCCGTTGGTAGCGGCTCACGGATGCGGATCTTCTACAGTGATGACACTGAGCAGATGGCGGACAACAACACAGACTACAGCGGCCGCATCGAGGTGACTTCAGACCAGCAGGGGACTCGACTCATCATCCAGGACGTCCAGCTCTCCGACGAGAGGGAGTTCTTCTGCCAGGTGAACGGGCTGGCCGCCGGCAACGCCGAGGGCAAGACCCACCTCAGAGTGTTTG ctcctccagaggcTCCAGTGATCGAGGGGGTCCTCACTGGAATATCTGTGACCAGCGACGGGCCATCTAAG GTTGCGTCATGTGAGGCTCGGAACGGCTTTCCGAAACCCAACATCACCTGGTACAAGAACAACACACCGCTGATGCCGGCACTAGGAT ACGTGAACGTGTTGACCCTGGTGACCCGGGAGTCCAGCGGCTTCTTCTCGGTCCAGAGCACGCTGGAGTACAGGGTGGCGAAGGAGGACAAGGACGCCCATTTCTCCTGTGAGGTCAGCTTCTTTGTCCCGGCGGCCATCAGGACGGTGGAGTCCAGCAGCATCAACGTCACCGTTCACT acccCACCACCATGGTGGAGCTGTGGAAGGAGTCGCCCCAGGGCTTAGTCAAAGAGGGGGACACTGTGGAGCTGCGTTGCCAGGGTGACGGCAACCCCCCGCCGCCCTTCATTTTCAATAGAGAACAA GAGCTGGATGTGGACCTGGAGAGCCGCGGCGACGTGCTGATGCTGTCGTCGGTATCACGGAAAGACAGCGGCATCTACCAGTGCCGCCCTCTGGAGTCGGACGGCTACACGGAGGTCAAAGGAGAAATGCAGCTCACTGTGCACT ACTTGGATCCGGCTGTGGTGGTGCCTAAAGACTCAGAGGTCATGCTCAAAGGAGAAGATCTGACTGCGACCTGCAACGCTCTGTCCTCCCTGAAAACCTCCACCGTCTGGTTAAAG aatggGCATCAGGTGGGTAAGGGGAACACGCTGCACCTGAAGGACGCCACCTATGAAACGTCAGGAGAGTACATATGTAAGGTGACCGTCCCCTCCCTGCCCGCCCTGCACACCAGCGGCTCCGTTCACATCATCGTCCAAG GTGGTCCACAGCTGGAGGGAGTGGAGCAGGaggtgcagctggaggaggcagcaggcaAGATGGTGAACCTGAGCTGTGAGGCTCAGGGTCATCCGCTGCCCAGCATCACCTGGAGCGTCATCGGCAGCCAG AACTGGCACGAGGTGGTGAACAAGGCCGACGATAACATGACCCGCAGCGTGGTGTCCGTCAAAGTCACCTCGGACATCAGTGCTCTGTGCAACGCCTCCAACGACATGGGCACCGAGGTCAAGGTCTTCAGCATCAAAGCCA CGGAGGGGAGCGGCGTGATCATCGTGGTCATCAtactgtgtctgctgctgctggccgtCCTCGGCAGCGTCCTCTACTTCCTGCATAAGAAGGGGAAGATCCCGTGTGGACGCTCAGGGAAGCAGGAGAT CACCAAAGAGAAGACCACCAAAGATGACATCGTCGTGGAGATGAAGACCAACACGACCAACGAGGGCGCCGTCCTCCTGAAGGCCGTCAACGGAGACAAAAAGGGCCCAAATGAGCAG TAA